AGTCATGCATCTTTCAAGTTGCTCAATTTATGCAGGTGAATGGGAAGGATGACCGTTTTTAAAACAATATTTTTCCTGGTTTTGGTTCCCGGACCTCTTCTTATCTGGGCACCTTATAAGATTGCACTTTTGGGCCCAATTTGGCAATTTAACTTGGGGCCCTTTCGTTACGCCGCCTTATTGCCCTGGCTGGCGGGAGCGGTCTTTCTTTTGTGGAGTGCGTTGGATTTTGCTTTAAAGGGGAGGGGGACCCCTGCGCCCATCGATCCCCCAAAGATCATGGTTGCAGAAGGGTTGTACCGGTTCGTTCGAAACCCCATGTATCTGGGGGCGCTGGTCATCCTCTTGGGGCACGTCCTGTGGTTTCAATCTTTCCGGCTGCTGATATATGTGGCTGCGCTGGCGGCCGCTTTTCACCTGTTTGTGGTTTTTTACGAAGAGCCGCATCTGCGCCGAAAGTTCGGGGATTCTTATGAGGGGTATTGCAGAATGGTTTCCCGGTGGATTCCCAAATTAAAAAAGTGACGAGGGGCGAGGGACGAGGGGCGAATGACGAATGAAGAATGACGAGTGACAAGTAACGAGTTGGATGCAAGAAAAATTCCCTTATTTCTCGTGACTATTTACTTGTTACTCGTCACTCGTTACTGTATTTCAGACGGGTGAAAAGACAGCCCGATAAACAACCAGCCCCAGGATGATGGCGGCCAATGTCAGGGTAAAAATCAGTTGACGGGGACTGAATCTTTTCACTTTCATTTTGTTTGCGATCAATCAGGGTCATTCCTTGTCCAGGCCAAAGGCCGTGTGCAGGACCTGGGCTGCCAGTTCTACATATTTTTCCTCAACGACGCAGGAGATCCGGATCTCGGATGTGCTGATCATCAGGATGTTGATATTTTCTTTGGCCAAGGCTGAAAACATGGTGGCCGCCACGCCGTGGTGGCTTCGCATCCCCACCCCCACCACGGAGACTTTGGCGATATTGGTATCACCTATAACCTCTTCGGCGCCAATTTCCTTTGCGATCTTTTTTTCGATTTCCAGCGCTGCTTTGAAGTCCGTTTTGGCGACCGTGAAGGTCAGGTCCGTTTCTCCGCCGGAGCGGGTATTCTGAATAATCATATCCACAAGGATCCCCGCATCCGAGACCGGTGTAAATATCTTTGCGGCAATCCCCGGCTGGTCGGGAACCTTTTTCAGGGTGATGCGCGCTTCGTTTTTGTTTGTCGTAACCCCGGTAACAACAACCCGCTCCATATTGGGCTCTTCATTGACGACCATGGTTCCCACCTCCTCATTAAATGATGACCGCACGTGTACGGCAACGTTGTACTTTTTCGCAAATTCAACTGACCGGATCTGTAAAACCTTGGCGCCGATGCTGGCCATTTCCAGCATTTCATCATAGGCAATCTTATCCAGTTTGCGGGCCTTTTTACAGACATTGGGGTCGGCCGTGTAAACGCCGTCCACATCGGTGTATATTTCACAGGTGTCGGCTTTAAGCGCGGCGGCGATGGCGACGGCCGATGTGTCGGAGCCGCCCCTTCCCAGGGTGGTGATATTGCCCTGGGCGTCGCACCCCTGGAACCCGGCGATGACGACGATGTAACGCTGCCGGAGCAACTCTTTGATCCGTTCCGCGTCAATGTCCAGTATGCGGGCGTTTCCGAAAGCGCAGTCCGTCTTTACCTGGGCCTGAAAGCCGAGGAGAGACTGGGCGGAATACCCCTTGGATTTTAAATTCATGGCCAGCAGGGCGGCGGTGGTTTGTTCGCCGGTGGCCAGCAGAACATCCAACTCGCGTTTGTCTGGCATTTCGGTGATCTGCTTTGCCATATTGATCAGTCCGTCCGTCACGCCGGACATGGCGGAAAGGATGACCGCGACATCATTTCCATCGTCAAAGGCTTTGGCCACCCGCATGGCGACATTCTCAATTCGTTCAAGATTGGCGACAGATGTGCCGCCGAATTTTTGTACGATTAGGCTCATTTCCGCTCCTTATATTTAAATCGAACCACTATCTTTCCACGGCCGGATAACATAATACATCCTTAAATATTTTCAAGCTTTTTTAACAGATTAACAGCCGGATGTCCAGATGCGGTCAAGATGATTTTGCGGAGTGAATCATCCAGAATTTCAAATGCGATGGATAGATATTCAACCAGATCTTCCGGCTGCATCCGGTCGGCCCATTCGATGGCCGTTACCCCGCTGCCGGCGACGATGTCATAAAGCCCGATATCATCAAAATCAACCGGATTCTCGATGCGATACAAGTCCGCATGATATAACGGCAAGCGTCCCGGGTATTCGTTTATCAGGGTGTAAGAGGGGCTGGTGACG
This is a stretch of genomic DNA from Desulfobacterales bacterium. It encodes these proteins:
- a CDS encoding aspartate kinase, coding for MSLIVQKFGGTSVANLERIENVAMRVAKAFDDGNDVAVILSAMSGVTDGLINMAKQITEMPDKRELDVLLATGEQTTAALLAMNLKSKGYSAQSLLGFQAQVKTDCAFGNARILDIDAERIKELLRQRYIVVIAGFQGCDAQGNITTLGRGGSDTSAVAIAAALKADTCEIYTDVDGVYTADPNVCKKARKLDKIAYDEMLEMASIGAKVLQIRSVEFAKKYNVAVHVRSSFNEEVGTMVVNEEPNMERVVVTGVTTNKNEARITLKKVPDQPGIAAKIFTPVSDAGILVDMIIQNTRSGGETDLTFTVAKTDFKAALEIEKKIAKEIGAEEVIGDTNIAKVSVVGVGMRSHHGVAATMFSALAKENINILMISTSEIRISCVVEEKYVELAAQVLHTAFGLDKE
- a CDS encoding isoprenylcysteine carboxylmethyltransferase family protein, producing the protein MGPFRYAALLPWLAGAVFLLWSALDFALKGRGTPAPIDPPKIMVAEGLYRFVRNPMYLGALVILLGHVLWFQSFRLLIYVAALAAAFHLFVVFYEEPHLRRKFGDSYEGYCRMVSRWIPKLKK
- the tsaE gene encoding tRNA (adenosine(37)-N6)-threonylcarbamoyltransferase complex ATPase subunit type 1 TsaE; the protein is MITYRLEIISRGDGETRTLGRKIGALAPHGLIVALTGDLGSGKTCLVQGLARGLGVPEEYIVTSPSYTLINEYPGRLPLYHADLYRIENPVDFDDIGLYDIVAGSGVTAIEWADRMQPEDLVEYLSIAFEILDDSLRKIILTASGHPAVNLLKKLENI